In Halobacillus amylolyticus, the following proteins share a genomic window:
- a CDS encoding alpha/beta fold hydrolase, whose amino-acid sequence MILHTEIRGKGEPAVFLHTGLQTGLTDFVAQREALQKGKKVITPDLRGHGKSYHEDFSNYFEDAANDLKETLDHLEFDNIHLIGCSLGGLVGLVFAKKNPDKLISLTLSGITADKPEDWEEMHAQDIQFQKELLQNIDVVNQLDNMHQSDWKQFIYMAQNQDWYPFEYTSDLANINAPILVMVGEGNKPEVASASKYQGMHENVHVSVIPFCSHLVHEQNPEMYTLILEEFLAETGDD is encoded by the coding sequence TTGATATTACATACTGAAATCCGAGGAAAAGGGGAACCAGCTGTCTTTTTACATACTGGATTACAAACAGGATTAACGGATTTTGTAGCACAAAGAGAGGCTCTCCAGAAAGGTAAAAAGGTTATCACCCCTGATTTAAGAGGACACGGAAAATCATATCATGAAGATTTTAGTAATTACTTTGAGGATGCAGCGAATGATTTAAAAGAAACTCTGGATCATTTAGAGTTTGATAATATACATTTAATTGGATGCTCGTTAGGTGGATTAGTCGGCTTAGTATTTGCAAAGAAAAACCCGGATAAGTTAATAAGTTTAACTCTATCTGGTATTACGGCTGATAAACCAGAGGATTGGGAAGAGATGCATGCACAAGACATACAATTTCAAAAAGAGTTGTTACAGAATATTGATGTAGTAAATCAGCTTGATAATATGCATCAGTCTGACTGGAAACAATTTATTTACATGGCCCAAAACCAAGATTGGTACCCTTTTGAATACACGAGTGATTTAGCAAATATTAATGCACCAATATTGGTAATGGTAGGAGAAGGCAATAAACCAGAAGTTGCGTCAGCATCAAAATACCAAGGCATGCATGAAAATGTACACGTAAGCGTAATTCCTTTCTGTTCCCACTTGGTACATGAACAGAATCCTGAAATGTACACGCTTATACTTGAAGAGTTTCTAGCTGAAACAGGGGATGATTAA